In Campylobacter sp. VBCF_01 NA2, one DNA window encodes the following:
- a CDS encoding bifunctional 2-C-methyl-D-erythritol 4-phosphate cytidylyltransferase/2-C-methyl-D-erythritol 2,4-cyclodiphosphate synthase — MSEISLVLLAAGDSTRFASPVKKQWLRIGDDPLWLHVAKDLAKKANFAKIIIVANPQDLKYMRSFCDEFEFVSGGDMRQKSLKNALEMVQSEFVLVSDVARASISQNLINSLLENLGKFDCVSPYLGVNDTAYLGEREIARDEIKLIQTPQLSRTNLLKKALQSEQIFTDDSLAIKSVGGSLGFVKGEISARKITRICDLENFDFPSVCTETFCGNGFDVHALEAGSFITLCGVKIPCEYSLIAHSDGDVAIHALIDAMCGAAGIGDIGELFPDTDEAYKGIDSKILLRKVTDKIHRYGFEIVNADITIMAQKPKLSPYKEQMRKALCEILGTKKVNVKATTTEKLGFVGRSEGIAVIASVNLKYFDWKKLLIKD, encoded by the coding sequence ATGTCTGAAATATCACTCGTTTTACTCGCCGCTGGGGATTCTACGCGCTTTGCTAGCCCCGTAAAAAAGCAGTGGCTTCGCATAGGCGATGATCCGCTGTGGCTACATGTCGCCAAAGATCTCGCAAAAAAGGCAAATTTCGCAAAAATCATAATCGTAGCTAATCCGCAAGATTTAAAATACATGCGCTCATTTTGCGATGAATTCGAATTTGTCTCCGGTGGCGATATGCGCCAAAAATCGCTTAAAAATGCCCTTGAAATGGTGCAAAGCGAGTTTGTTTTAGTAAGCGATGTAGCGCGGGCTAGTATTTCTCAAAATCTCATAAACTCGCTACTTGAAAATTTGGGCAAATTTGACTGCGTAAGCCCATATTTAGGCGTAAATGACACGGCGTATTTGGGCGAGCGCGAGATAGCGCGCGATGAGATTAAACTAATCCAAACCCCACAACTCTCGCGCACAAATTTGTTAAAAAAAGCCTTGCAAAGCGAGCAAATTTTCACAGACGATAGCTTAGCCATAAAAAGCGTAGGCGGGAGCCTTGGCTTTGTAAAGGGTGAAATTTCGGCTAGAAAAATCACGCGAATTTGCGATTTAGAAAATTTTGATTTTCCTAGCGTTTGCACGGAGACATTTTGCGGAAACGGCTTTGATGTGCATGCGCTAGAAGCTGGCTCGTTTATCACGCTTTGTGGCGTAAAAATACCTTGCGAGTATTCGCTCATCGCTCACAGCGACGGCGATGTGGCGATTCACGCGTTAATTGATGCAATGTGCGGGGCAGCTGGGATTGGCGATATTGGCGAACTTTTCCCTGATACAGACGAGGCTTACAAAGGGATTGATTCGAAAATTTTGTTACGAAAAGTAACAGATAAAATTCACCGCTATGGCTTTGAAATCGTAAATGCAGACATTACCATAATGGCGCAAAAGCCCAAACTAAGCCCATACAAAGAGCAAATGCGAAAAGCTTTGTGCGAAATTTTAGGCACAAAAAAGGTAAATGTCAAAGCGACCACAACCGAAAAACTAGGCTTTGTAGGGCGAAGCGAGGGCATTGCGGTGATTGCGAG
- the thiC gene encoding phosphomethylpyrimidine synthase ThiC, with the protein MQTPNLKDCATPTQLFYAKNGVITPQMEAVAKTECLEAEFIRSQIAQGKLIIPANINHKNLVPMGIGRALKCKINANIGSSSLSSGIDEEIEKLRLSIKYGADTVMDLSTGGDLDEIRRAIIANSTVPIGTVPIYQIIHDIKDLDNLTPQIMLDCIEKQAKQGVDYFTIHAGFLLKFMPLVAKRKMGIVSRGGSLMASWMMKHHKENPFYENFDAICDICARYDVSLSLGDSLRPGCLYDATDEAQMSELAELGKLAIRANAKNVQVMIEGPGHVPFNQIEFNMKEEQRLCNDAPFYILGPLPTDIGAGYDHITSAIGGTMAAFHGASMLCYVTPKEHLGLPNAKDVREGIIAHKIAAHAADVALGKKGAIERDHAMSDARYKFDWNKQFELSLDPERAREYHDESLPDEGFKNAEFCSMCGPKFCAYKISKQIAEQNCEHFPKENK; encoded by the coding sequence ATGCAAACCCCAAATTTAAAAGACTGCGCAACCCCAACTCAACTTTTTTACGCTAAAAATGGTGTTATCACCCCACAAATGGAGGCTGTCGCAAAAACAGAGTGTTTGGAAGCCGAATTTATCCGCTCTCAAATCGCACAGGGAAAACTCATAATCCCAGCTAACATAAATCACAAAAACCTAGTTCCTATGGGCATTGGCAGGGCACTAAAATGCAAAATCAACGCAAATATCGGCTCTTCTAGTCTTAGTAGCGGCATAGATGAAGAGATCGAAAAATTGCGCCTTTCGATAAAATACGGCGCAGACACCGTCATGGATCTAAGCACGGGCGGGGATTTGGACGAAATTCGCCGTGCAATCATCGCAAATTCAACCGTTCCAATCGGCACGGTGCCGATTTATCAAATTATCCATGACATTAAGGATTTAGACAACCTAACGCCACAAATTATGCTTGATTGTATCGAAAAACAGGCTAAGCAAGGCGTTGATTATTTCACTATTCACGCTGGATTTTTGCTTAAATTTATGCCGCTTGTTGCCAAACGCAAAATGGGAATCGTAAGCAGGGGCGGCTCATTAATGGCGAGCTGGATGATGAAACACCATAAAGAAAATCCGTTTTACGAAAATTTTGACGCCATTTGCGATATTTGCGCGAGATACGATGTTTCGCTCTCACTGGGCGATAGTTTAAGGCCCGGCTGCTTGTATGACGCCACAGACGAAGCCCAAATGAGCGAACTAGCCGAGCTTGGCAAACTTGCAATTAGAGCAAATGCAAAAAATGTTCAAGTTATGATTGAAGGTCCCGGTCATGTGCCGTTTAATCAGATTGAATTTAATATGAAAGAAGAGCAAAGACTTTGTAACGACGCTCCGTTTTACATACTTGGACCACTTCCCACAGACATCGGCGCAGGGTATGATCATATCACAAGTGCGATTGGCGGGACGATGGCAGCGTTTCACGGGGCTAGCATGCTTTGCTATGTTACGCCAAAAGAGCATTTGGGTTTGCCAAACGCAAAAGATGTCAGAGAGGGCATAATAGCCCATAAAATCGCAGCCCACGCCGCAGATGTCGCTCTTGGCAAAAAAGGAGCGATCGAGCGAGATCACGCTATGAGCGACGCTAGATATAAATTTGACTGGAACAAGCAGTTTGAGCTCTCCCTTGATCCTGAGCGTGCGCGCGAATATCACGACGAGAGCCTGCCTGATGAGGGCTTCAAAAATGCAGAATTTTGCTCAATGTGCGGACCAAAATTTTGCGCTTACAAGATTTCAAAGCAAATCGCAGAGCAAAATTGCGAACACTTTCCAAAAGAGAATAAATGA
- a CDS encoding SDR family NAD(P)-dependent oxidoreductase, whose amino-acid sequence MNKTALITGASSGLGREFARICAEGGYDLVITARNTDALNALKNELEAKFGVRVFIFGADLSQNISADKICEFVRENSLKIDILINNAGFGDHDEFTKSNLKKQLEMVQVNIASLLNLTHYFANLMIEQNGGKILNIASAASLTAGPKMSVYYASKAFVRNFSVALGEELRAQNISVTAFCPGPVATNFGERANVKNAKIFARSDDAGAVARRGFEAMMSGKTLVYDGRFMLLANLLTRIFPLKFCAKVTGFLNG is encoded by the coding sequence ATGAATAAAACTGCCTTAATTACGGGAGCTAGTAGCGGTTTGGGGCGCGAGTTTGCGCGGATTTGTGCTGAGGGCGGATATGATTTGGTTATCACAGCGCGAAATACTGACGCGCTAAACGCCCTAAAAAACGAGCTTGAAGCTAAATTTGGCGTGAGAGTTTTTATCTTTGGGGCGGATTTATCGCAAAATATTAGCGCGGATAAAATTTGCGAATTTGTCCGTGAAAATTCCCTAAAAATCGATATTTTAATCAACAACGCAGGTTTTGGCGACCATGATGAATTTACTAAAAGTAATCTAAAAAAACAGCTTGAAATGGTGCAAGTAAATATCGCTAGTTTGCTAAATTTAACGCACTATTTCGCAAATTTAATGATTGAGCAAAATGGCGGAAAAATCCTAAATATCGCCTCTGCTGCCTCGCTCACAGCGGGTCCAAAAATGAGCGTGTATTACGCAAGCAAGGCATTTGTGCGAAATTTCAGCGTAGCCCTAGGCGAAGAGCTTCGCGCGCAAAATATCAGCGTTACGGCGTTTTGCCCGGGTCCTGTGGCTACAAATTTTGGCGAAAGGGCAAATGTAAAAAACGCTAAAATTTTTGCGCGTTCAGATGACGCTGGCGCCGTGGCAAGGCGAGGGTTTGAGGCGATGATGAGTGGCAAAACGCTAGTGTATGACGGCAGGTTTATGCTTCTAGCGAACCTTTTGACTCGCATTTTCCCGCTTAAATTTTGCGCCAAAGTAACAGGCTTTTTAAACGGCTAA
- a CDS encoding Mrp/NBP35 family ATP-binding protein, producing MSKDEILNALRGVIYPGFSKSIVDFGFVKSVSEGENPVIDIEIPSQKSEISMQIKAEILNLIPTAQISIKTPKLAPEQSNSRSGKNIAPQIKHFVMISSGKGGVGKSTTTLNLAISLAKLGKKVGVLDADIYGPNMPRMLGEENTQASVIGQRLKPIESHGIEMMSMGVLIEAGQGLMWRGAMIMKAIEQLLKDVAWSDLDVLFIDMPPGTGDAQITLAQSVPVTAGVCVTTPQTVALDDGARGLDMFEKLHIPVAGIIENMSGFICPDNGKEYDIFGRGGAQKLASAYNTKVIGEIPIEIAIREGGDNGKPISFYAPDSVSAKRYEQAARALWEKIEEVDRENLADNSAIQPQA from the coding sequence ATGAGTAAAGACGAAATTTTAAACGCGCTTCGAGGCGTGATTTATCCGGGGTTTTCGAAATCTATCGTTGATTTTGGCTTTGTAAAAAGCGTGAGTGAGGGCGAAAATCCTGTGATAGATATCGAAATCCCAAGCCAAAAAAGCGAAATTTCAATGCAGATTAAGGCTGAAATTTTAAATTTAATCCCAACTGCGCAAATTTCGATTAAAACACCAAAACTAGCCCCCGAGCAGAGCAATTCGCGCTCTGGTAAAAATATCGCCCCACAAATCAAACATTTTGTGATGATTAGCTCAGGCAAAGGTGGCGTTGGCAAATCCACAACAACCCTAAATTTGGCGATTTCGCTCGCAAAACTTGGTAAAAAAGTAGGCGTGCTAGACGCTGATATTTATGGTCCAAACATGCCACGCATGCTAGGCGAAGAAAACACCCAAGCTAGCGTAATTGGACAGAGATTAAAGCCAATCGAAAGCCACGGAATCGAAATGATGAGTATGGGCGTGCTAATCGAAGCAGGTCAGGGGCTAATGTGGCGTGGGGCAATGATAATGAAGGCAATCGAACAGCTTCTAAAAGATGTCGCGTGGAGTGATTTAGATGTGCTTTTCATCGATATGCCACCTGGAACTGGCGATGCGCAAATTACGCTTGCCCAAAGCGTGCCAGTAACAGCTGGTGTGTGCGTAACCACGCCTCAAACCGTAGCCTTAGATGACGGCGCTAGGGGGCTTGATATGTTTGAGAAGCTCCATATCCCGGTGGCTGGAATCATTGAGAATATGAGCGGATTTATCTGCCCTGATAATGGCAAAGAATACGATATTTTCGGTCGTGGCGGTGCGCAAAAGCTAGCTAGTGCTTACAATACCAAAGTCATCGGCGAAATCCCAATCGAAATCGCAATCCGCGAGGGCGGCGATAATGGCAAGCCAATTAGCTTTTATGCGCCAGATTCTGTGAGCGCGAAACGCTACGAGCAGGCTGCGCGCGCGCTGTGGGAAAAAATCGAAGAGGTTGATAGGGAGAATTTGGCTGATAATTCAGCGATTCAACCACAGGCTTAA
- a CDS encoding YbfB/YjiJ family MFS transporter produces the protein MKFNDIKILLAGICAFIVAIGTARFAFTALLPPMLGDFLSVERAGILAFANYTGYFVGSFATVFVRGGEFKILLFKLALFLSIFTTIILAFSENYYLWFGARVAAGVGSALVMGVGSSFVFDLLSHNKQAMAFYFGAAGISIVLTSLVGNLALVFFHWKIAWVFLIVFSLPLSIFALNTLTPRRGKNAKFLVAKSEKLPNLLILKILIFAYFLEGMGFVVQASFLPDIINRVKGLENMGTYAWYLVGVFAMFGPFVWVNLGRRFGGVEMMIASLLLQILGILIPVFSQNLILNLLSGAIYGNTMMGLTALFMSYGASLAPKSSAPIMSALTAAYAIGTIIAPLYCAKIFNIYQSYDRALVLTAIFVGLSALSLGVIKFLKKEQKCHLSMSK, from the coding sequence ATGAAATTTAACGATATTAAAATTTTACTAGCTGGAATTTGCGCTTTTATCGTGGCTATCGGCACGGCGCGATTTGCTTTTACAGCACTTTTGCCACCAATGCTAGGTGATTTTTTAAGCGTAGAACGGGCTGGAATTCTAGCCTTTGCAAACTACACTGGATACTTCGTAGGCTCCTTTGCCACGGTCTTTGTGCGCGGGGGAGAGTTTAAAATTTTGCTTTTTAAACTAGCACTTTTTCTAAGCATTTTTACGACAATTATTTTAGCATTTAGCGAAAATTACTACCTTTGGTTTGGCGCGAGAGTGGCCGCAGGAGTGGGTTCGGCGCTGGTTATGGGCGTGGGTTCGTCATTTGTCTTTGACCTGCTATCTCATAACAAACAGGCTATGGCGTTTTATTTTGGTGCGGCTGGTATTTCTATCGTGCTAACCTCGCTTGTGGGAAATTTAGCTCTTGTGTTTTTTCACTGGAAAATCGCGTGGGTTTTTTTGATAGTTTTTTCGCTTCCTTTAAGCATTTTCGCGCTAAATACACTCACGCCTAGGCGTGGTAAAAACGCCAAATTTTTGGTCGCAAAAAGCGAAAAATTGCCAAATTTGCTAATTTTGAAAATTTTAATCTTCGCATATTTTTTGGAGGGCATGGGATTTGTGGTGCAGGCTAGCTTTTTGCCCGATATCATAAACCGTGTAAAAGGGCTAGAAAATATGGGCACTTATGCGTGGTATTTGGTGGGCGTTTTCGCGATGTTTGGGCCGTTTGTGTGGGTGAATTTGGGGCGGAGATTTGGCGGAGTAGAGATGATGATAGCCTCGCTTTTGCTACAAATTTTAGGGATTTTAATCCCAGTGTTTAGCCAAAATTTAATCTTAAATTTATTAAGCGGTGCTATATATGGAAACACGATGATGGGGCTAACTGCGCTATTTATGAGCTATGGGGCGAGTCTAGCGCCCAAATCATCGGCACCGATTATGAGTGCGCTAACGGCTGCGTATGCCATAGGAACGATAATCGCGCCGTTGTATTGTGCTAAAATCTTTAATATCTATCAAAGCTACGATAGGGCGCTAGTTTTAACCGCGATTTTTGTGGGACTTAGCGCACTTAGTCTAGGGGTGATAAAATTTTTAAAAAAGGAGCAAAAATGCCACTTATCAATGTCAAAATGA
- a CDS encoding tautomerase family protein: MPLINVKMTIEDGGLSVEQKGDLVRALTDAFVRVVGRGEKTCVVIIDELSTDNYAIGGETITAIRAKQKS; this comes from the coding sequence ATGCCACTTATCAATGTCAAAATGACTATCGAGGACGGCGGTTTGAGCGTGGAGCAAAAAGGGGATTTAGTCCGCGCGCTAACAGACGCTTTTGTGAGGGTTGTCGGTCGTGGCGAGAAAACCTGCGTCGTTATCATCGATGAGCTTAGCACCGATAACTACGCAATCGGAGGCGAGACGATAACGGCTATTAGAGCAAAGCAAAAATCATAA
- a CDS encoding LysR family transcriptional regulator, giving the protein MDSNLLKVFVAVAGERSVTLGAKKLKQAQSNITARIKQLENDLGFKLFHRVPQGVLLTKEGEMLYPRACEIVSKIERLNKEIKKSKELSLRVVSTEANAAVRVVPFLLRLYNDFKGASLELTTNTTAGCLKWLLDYKADIAFVSGIVEHKDLMTLNIFDETMVIASPKQTSENMVFLAYRKGCAYNDFAMKYLQSRKIEAKIFEFASYETILGCVEAGIGQTILPLSIIEKLGYDKKLNLKILSKKQANIPTTMICRKDNVPNIEQYLRDMKL; this is encoded by the coding sequence ATGGATTCAAATTTATTAAAAGTTTTTGTCGCAGTCGCTGGTGAGCGAAGCGTAACACTAGGCGCAAAAAAGCTAAAACAGGCTCAATCAAACATCACAGCTCGTATCAAACAGCTAGAAAACGATCTTGGCTTTAAGCTTTTTCACAGAGTTCCGCAAGGCGTTTTGCTTACCAAAGAGGGCGAAATGCTCTATCCTAGGGCATGTGAGATTGTAAGCAAAATCGAGCGGCTAAACAAGGAGATTAAAAAATCCAAAGAATTAAGCCTGCGCGTAGTCTCCACAGAAGCAAATGCTGCGGTGCGCGTGGTGCCGTTTTTGCTAAGGCTTTATAATGACTTTAAGGGTGCTTCGTTAGAGCTTACCACAAATACGACTGCTGGGTGCCTTAAATGGCTACTTGATTACAAGGCTGATATTGCCTTTGTAAGCGGAATAGTAGAGCATAAAGATTTAATGACGCTAAATATTTTCGATGAGACAATGGTCATCGCAAGTCCAAAGCAAACGAGCGAAAATATGGTGTTTTTGGCATATCGTAAGGGGTGTGCTTATAATGATTTTGCGATGAAATATCTGCAATCTCGCAAAATAGAGGCTAAAATTTTCGAATTTGCTAGTTATGAGACGATTTTAGGCTGTGTGGAGGCTGGGATTGGGCAGACGATACTGCCACTGAGCATAATCGAAAAGCTTGGATACGATAAAAAGCTAAATTTGAAAATTCTTTCCAAAAAACAGGCAAATATCCCAACTACAATGATTTGCAGGAAGGATAATGTCCCAAATATCGAGCAGTATCTACGCGATATGAAATTATAA
- a CDS encoding molybdopterin-dependent oxidoreductase, whose translation MSTSRRKFLQSSAVVASMAATASFSAETKPAKSVAHASGYGAFYADLDESGKVVSIRPQESNKDPKFPGIEGLIDRNMKNRVKYPCVRKSFLEGKNTPELRGKEEFVRVSWEKAYELVLEKLKAVKPEEIFNASYDGWSHPGILHNTVPLPGRFFNIAFGGAAITSGDYSVGAASRVNGSITGDLEVFALQTTHEVILENTKTYVLWGADILKCNQIDYRIANHANVAWYEKYAKSGIKFIAIDPQYTQIAQKFGAQWIKIRPNTDVALMLGMMHYLYTSGKYDKEFIEKYTYGFDKFLPYLLGQSEDKIEKTPAWAAGITGVSEEDIKNLADLFVSDRTLLAGSWSLQRAQHGEQMQWAMIVLACMIGQVGLPGGGFGFALHYNGNSQARSGVKMPGGISQGKNKVDLIIPASRVNEALLNPGKEINFRGEKIKLPHVKVLYAVGTNILGHHPDTNEVLKALAKVETIISQEPFWTPMSKWADIVLPTTTQLERDDIAYGGSYSQDYVYALKKVFEPPFEARNDYDIFADMAKLVSEKAWRQFTGGKDKMEQIRGLYERSDCPNYMSFDEFWEKGFVHFEPGEEARKFVRLGAFRADPVKNKLSTETGKIQIYSDKFASYNLPDFKAHPMWFEPSEWLGNKELVAKFPFHILSPHPAYRIHSNLDNSDFIRKICKVGNREPVTINDEDASALGVKDGDTVEIYNDRGRVLAGVIVSKSIMKGVVALCEGAWYDPDEEGRDQAGHINVLTTSIPTSQMAQATSANTCLVAIKKVDVAPYKGISEPKVIEG comes from the coding sequence ATTTCAACTTCTAGGCGCAAATTTTTGCAATCATCGGCTGTGGTGGCTAGCATGGCTGCTACGGCGTCATTTAGCGCAGAGACAAAACCTGCTAAAAGCGTCGCTCACGCTAGTGGGTATGGCGCGTTTTATGCGGATTTAGACGAGAGTGGCAAGGTCGTCTCAATCCGTCCGCAAGAATCAAACAAAGATCCTAAATTCCCAGGTATCGAGGGCTTAATCGATAGAAATATGAAAAACCGCGTAAAGTATCCTTGCGTGCGAAAAAGCTTTTTGGAGGGCAAAAACACTCCCGAGCTTCGTGGCAAAGAGGAATTTGTGCGAGTTAGCTGGGAGAAGGCTTACGAGCTTGTGCTAGAAAAATTAAAAGCCGTAAAACCAGAAGAAATTTTTAATGCTAGTTATGACGGGTGGAGCCACCCAGGTATTTTGCACAATACCGTCCCGCTTCCTGGCAGGTTTTTTAATATCGCTTTTGGCGGTGCGGCGATTACGAGTGGGGATTATAGCGTAGGTGCTGCAAGTAGGGTAAATGGCTCGATTACGGGCGATTTGGAAGTTTTTGCATTGCAAACTACGCACGAAGTGATTTTAGAAAATACAAAAACCTATGTGCTTTGGGGTGCGGATATTTTAAAATGCAATCAAATCGATTATCGTATCGCAAACCACGCAAATGTGGCGTGGTATGAAAAATACGCCAAATCAGGCATTAAATTTATCGCGATTGATCCACAATACACTCAAATCGCGCAAAAATTCGGCGCACAGTGGATTAAAATCCGCCCAAATACCGATGTCGCGCTAATGCTTGGTATGATGCACTATCTATACACTAGTGGAAAATATGATAAAGAATTTATCGAAAAATATACTTATGGTTTCGATAAATTTTTGCCATATTTGCTAGGACAAAGTGAAGACAAAATCGAAAAAACCCCTGCTTGGGCGGCTGGTATTACAGGCGTGAGCGAAGAAGATATAAAAAATTTAGCCGATTTATTTGTAAGCGATAGAACGCTACTAGCTGGAAGTTGGTCGCTTCAAAGGGCGCAGCATGGCGAACAAATGCAGTGGGCGATGATAGTTTTGGCTTGTATGATAGGTCAAGTCGGGCTTCCTGGTGGTGGATTTGGTTTTGCATTGCATTACAACGGTAACTCACAAGCTAGAAGTGGCGTGAAAATGCCTGGCGGAATTTCACAAGGCAAAAACAAGGTTGATTTGATAATCCCTGCTTCAAGGGTAAATGAAGCGCTTTTAAACCCGGGAAAAGAGATAAATTTCAGAGGCGAAAAGATCAAACTTCCACATGTCAAAGTCCTTTATGCAGTAGGAACGAATATCCTAGGTCATCACCCAGATACAAACGAGGTTTTAAAAGCACTAGCCAAGGTTGAGACTATCATTTCCCAAGAGCCGTTTTGGACGCCGATGAGCAAGTGGGCGGATATTGTTTTGCCGACAACCACACAGCTCGAAAGAGATGATATAGCTTATGGCGGATCGTATTCACAAGACTATGTTTATGCGCTCAAAAAGGTCTTTGAACCGCCATTTGAAGCTAGAAACGACTATGACATTTTCGCCGATATGGCAAAGCTAGTTTCTGAAAAAGCGTGGCGACAATTTACCGGTGGCAAAGATAAAATGGAGCAAATAAGGGGACTTTATGAGCGTAGCGATTGTCCAAATTATATGAGTTTTGATGAGTTCTGGGAAAAGGGATTTGTGCATTTCGAGCCTGGCGAAGAGGCACGAAAATTCGTGCGACTTGGCGCATTTAGAGCAGATCCGGTAAAAAACAAACTCTCTACCGAAACAGGCAAAATTCAAATTTATTCAGATAAATTTGCAAGTTATAATCTGCCTGATTTTAAGGCGCACCCTATGTGGTTCGAACCTAGCGAGTGGCTAGGAAACAAAGAGCTTGTAGCGAAATTTCCATTTCATATTTTAAGTCCGCACCCAGCATATAGAATTCACTCAAATTTGGATAACTCCGATTTTATACGCAAAATTTGCAAAGTCGGCAACAGAGAGCCTGTAACCATAAACGACGAAGACGCGAGCGCACTTGGTGTCAAAGACGGCGATACGGTTGAGATTTACAATGATCGCGGTAGGGTTCTAGCTGGCGTAATCGTAAGCAAATCCATAATGAAAGGCGTAGTAGCACTTTGCGAGGGCGCGTGGTATGATCCAGACGAAGAGGGCAGAGACCAAGCAGGACACATAAATGTGCTGACAACCTCAATTCCTACTTCACAAATGGCGCAGGCTACTTCTGCAAATACTTGCCTAGTAGCGATTAAAAAAGTAGATGTCGCCCCATACAAAGGCATAAGCGAACCAAAAGTAATCGAGGGCTAA
- a CDS encoding cation diffusion facilitator family transporter, which translates to MQIPEKVVPRDKIIVRTGLVGILTNVILALFKGAIGFFTNSIAIVIDAINNLSDVLSSVITIVGLKLAGKKPDKEHPYGHGRIEYLTALSIGVIILYAGFAALISCVRKIFAPLTPDYDGVSLFLIAVAVVVKIVLGSYTQKMGVRANSDSLIASGIDAKFDALVSFSTLVAAFIFIFFGVALEAYLGVIISLLLIKTAAEILKDTINKILGSPLNIEIAKQIYTEIKKIDGVLGAYDLMFHDYGPDKMLGSVHIEVSEDMSAASIDTLTRKIQSEIFAKFSVVIDTVGIYALNLKDKKTAKIYSEIQKIVFSDEKILQMHGFHANLTEKIISFDVIIDFDAINREQIHQNIIKEVSAKFSDYEILIALDSDYSA; encoded by the coding sequence ATGCAAATCCCAGAAAAGGTCGTTCCACGCGATAAAATCATCGTTCGCACAGGGCTAGTTGGAATTCTTACAAATGTGATTTTGGCGCTGTTTAAGGGGGCGATTGGGTTTTTTACAAACTCCATTGCTATCGTAATTGACGCCATAAACAATCTAAGCGATGTGCTAAGCTCGGTCATTACGATTGTAGGGCTTAAACTTGCTGGCAAAAAGCCAGACAAAGAGCACCCCTACGGGCATGGCAGGATCGAGTATCTCACGGCTCTAAGTATCGGCGTGATTATCCTATATGCGGGGTTTGCGGCGCTTATTAGCTGTGTGCGCAAGATTTTTGCTCCGCTCACGCCAGATTACGACGGCGTTTCGCTATTTTTGATTGCAGTTGCGGTCGTGGTAAAAATCGTGCTTGGCTCATATACCCAAAAAATGGGCGTCAGGGCAAATTCTGACTCGCTAATCGCAAGTGGAATTGACGCGAAATTTGACGCGCTAGTGTCGTTTTCGACGCTAGTGGCGGCGTTTATTTTTATATTTTTCGGCGTGGCTTTGGAGGCGTATTTGGGCGTGATTATTTCGCTATTGCTTATCAAAACAGCTGCCGAAATTTTAAAAGACACTATCAATAAAATTTTAGGAAGCCCCCTAAATATCGAGATTGCAAAGCAAATTTACACTGAAATCAAAAAAATCGACGGCGTGCTTGGTGCGTATGATTTGATGTTTCATGACTATGGCCCTGATAAAATGCTGGGCTCTGTGCATATCGAAGTTAGCGAGGATATGAGCGCGGCTAGCATAGATACACTCACGCGAAAAATTCAGAGTGAAATTTTCGCCAAATTTAGCGTGGTTATCGATACTGTGGGCATTTATGCGCTAAATTTAAAAGACAAAAAAACCGCTAAAATTTATAGTGAAATTCAAAAAATAGTTTTTAGCGATGAAAAAATTTTGCAAATGCACGGATTTCACGCAAATTTGACCGAAAAAATCATCAGTTTTGATGTGATTATTGATTTTGACGCGATTAACCGCGAGCAAATCCACCAAAATATCATCAAAGAAGTCAGCGCTAAATTTAGCGATTATGAAATTTTAATCGCCCTTGATAGCGATTATAGCGCCTAA